Proteins encoded by one window of Sphaerochaeta sp.:
- a CDS encoding aminotransferase class V-fold PLP-dependent enzyme: MRRIYLDNASTSWPKAPGVGKAITDFLSGNGSNVNRGAYSHAYATEEQVMETRQMVASLFSIPDPRLVTFTLNVTEALNFLIKGLFQPGDHLLVSSMEHNAVMRPLVQSGFPFTRIPSDSQGRMLVDHLEDLITPQTKAIITTAASNVCGTIQPLAELSEFARRHHLLFLVDTAQAVPYLDLCGIHADAFAWTGHKGLLGPQGVGGLALTEKIASTIDPLVSGGTGSFSDKETIPTVLPDRLEAGTQNLPGILGLHAALTYLKAHGKKVKEREYQTGGALLEILMEQPGVSLVGLPTMEGRVPVFSITTPGNDPADVAFSLADRYGIETRVGLHCAPSAHTSLGTFPGGTIRFAPGPFTTDEDILATKEALKELIHA, translated from the coding sequence ATGCGGCGGATCTATCTGGACAACGCAAGCACCTCATGGCCTAAAGCCCCCGGCGTCGGGAAGGCCATCACTGACTTTCTCTCAGGCAACGGGAGCAACGTCAACCGTGGCGCGTATTCCCATGCCTACGCGACGGAAGAACAGGTGATGGAAACCCGCCAGATGGTCGCGTCGCTGTTCTCCATCCCCGACCCCCGGCTGGTCACCTTCACGCTGAACGTAACCGAAGCGCTGAACTTTTTGATCAAAGGGCTGTTCCAGCCCGGTGACCACCTGCTGGTCTCCTCCATGGAACATAACGCCGTGATGCGTCCTCTGGTGCAAAGCGGCTTCCCGTTCACCCGCATTCCTTCCGATTCACAGGGCAGGATGCTCGTCGATCATCTGGAGGATCTCATCACGCCCCAGACCAAAGCCATCATCACCACCGCTGCAAGCAACGTCTGCGGCACCATCCAACCGCTTGCAGAGTTGTCTGAATTCGCCCGGCGGCACCATCTGCTTTTTTTGGTGGATACAGCGCAGGCCGTACCCTATCTGGATCTCTGTGGCATCCACGCCGACGCGTTCGCCTGGACGGGACACAAAGGACTGCTCGGCCCCCAGGGAGTCGGAGGGCTCGCGCTCACCGAAAAAATCGCCTCTACCATCGACCCGCTGGTCAGCGGCGGCACCGGCTCGTTCAGCGACAAGGAAACCATCCCAACCGTCCTTCCCGACCGGCTGGAAGCGGGGACGCAGAATCTGCCCGGCATCCTGGGACTGCACGCCGCCCTCACCTATCTGAAAGCCCATGGGAAGAAAGTGAAAGAAAGGGAATACCAGACAGGAGGAGCGCTGTTGGAAATCCTTATGGAACAACCGGGCGTCTCATTGGTCGGGCTTCCCACGATGGAAGGCCGTGTCCCGGTATTTTCCATCACCACACCGGGGAACGATCCCGCCGATGTGGCCTTTTCACTCGCCGATCGTTATGGAATCGAAACACGGGTGGGGTTGCATTGCGCGCCATCCGCCCATACCAGTCTCGGAACGTTCCCCGGAGGCACAATACGCTTCGCTCCGGGGCCGTTCACCACCGATGAGGATATCCTCGCCACCAAAGAAGCGTTGAAGGAGCTGATCCATGCATGA
- a CDS encoding XdhC family protein, protein MHEYYRHLSQFLNKDICSRTTVLSGPHIGEEAISIGDKQVLASPHFEPEGAQTLTEHLIPKPHLVLFGGGHVSLALYQLGVLQEMPMDAYDDREEFANQARFPKATVHCMPFDQLPQHPITFPGAYVVIATHGHLFDRQCLAYSLRQPHAYIGMIGSRAKVAFTFDALRKEGFTDEELSSVHAPIGLAIGGNSPAEIAVSIMAQIISIYAKDPGRVLIDPTVLAAATSCETDGVLVRVLEKTGSSPATPGAMMLVTKDNVIGTVGGGSVEKRAIDKARALKANMIDAEDLGPHGDAGMVCGGAVKLLYTRLW, encoded by the coding sequence ATGCATGAATACTATCGTCACCTGTCCCAATTTCTGAACAAGGACATCTGCAGCCGGACCACGGTGCTTTCCGGCCCCCACATCGGAGAAGAAGCGATCTCCATCGGGGACAAGCAGGTGCTTGCCAGTCCCCATTTTGAGCCCGAAGGAGCGCAGACGCTGACCGAACATCTGATCCCCAAACCGCACCTGGTGCTGTTTGGAGGCGGCCATGTATCCCTGGCGCTGTACCAGCTGGGCGTTTTGCAGGAAATGCCGATGGACGCCTACGACGACCGGGAGGAATTCGCCAACCAGGCGCGCTTTCCCAAGGCGACCGTCCACTGCATGCCCTTCGACCAGCTCCCCCAGCACCCCATCACGTTCCCCGGGGCGTACGTGGTCATCGCGACCCATGGACATCTGTTCGACCGGCAGTGCCTGGCCTACTCTCTCCGGCAACCCCATGCCTACATCGGCATGATCGGCAGCAGGGCGAAGGTGGCGTTCACCTTCGACGCGCTGAGGAAGGAAGGGTTCACCGACGAAGAACTCTCTTCGGTGCACGCCCCCATCGGACTTGCCATCGGCGGAAACAGCCCGGCGGAGATCGCCGTGTCCATCATGGCCCAGATCATCTCCATCTACGCCAAGGATCCCGGTCGTGTGTTGATCGACCCGACGGTGCTTGCCGCTGCCACCTCCTGTGAAACGGACGGCGTGTTGGTCCGCGTGCTTGAGAAAACCGGCTCCTCCCCGGCGACTCCTGGAGCGATGATGCTGGTCACCAAGGACAACGTCATCGGAACGGTGGGGGGAGGATCAGTGGAGAAACGGGCCATCGACAAGGCAAGGGCGCTCAAAGCGAACATGATCGACGCAGAGGACCTCGGTCCCCATGGAGACGCCGGTATGGTCTGCGGCGGCGCGGTGAAGCTTCTCTACACCCGGCTCTGGTAA
- the yqeC gene encoding putative selenium-dependent hydroxylase accessory protein YqeC, which translates to MTRLDETIGTLARGKVIAITGAGGKTSLLALLGRYYRGLGKRVLLTTTTKMQTPEGFGFSADRYFFGDSEVSSYFPHPGETVWFADPHPSLPKAIAPSLESIHNLSFRYDITLIEADGARRLPLKLHTERDPVIPSFTDTVIAVLGLSAIGQPRKEVCFGETGEKTVDFPYLQHLIDTPQGVRKGFSAQRSCLILCNQYDAIEETEREKSLSLHAPYPILWGSVQENRCYQSRV; encoded by the coding sequence ATGACGCGTTTGGACGAAACGATCGGCACGTTGGCGCGTGGGAAGGTCATCGCCATCACCGGAGCCGGGGGGAAGACCAGTCTGCTTGCCCTTCTGGGGCGGTATTACCGGGGTTTGGGAAAGCGGGTGCTTTTGACGACCACCACGAAGATGCAGACCCCCGAAGGCTTTGGGTTTTCCGCTGACCGGTACTTCTTCGGAGATTCGGAGGTTTCCTCCTACTTTCCCCATCCCGGCGAGACGGTCTGGTTCGCCGACCCTCATCCCTCTCTTCCCAAAGCGATTGCTCCTTCCTTGGAGAGTATCCACAACCTTTCCTTCCGGTATGACATCACGTTGATCGAGGCGGATGGCGCGCGTCGTCTTCCGTTGAAACTCCATACGGAGCGGGATCCGGTGATCCCTTCGTTCACCGACACGGTGATCGCCGTACTTGGGTTGTCAGCCATTGGACAACCGCGGAAGGAGGTGTGTTTTGGTGAGACGGGGGAGAAAACGGTGGATTTCCCCTATCTGCAGCATCTGATCGATACGCCACAAGGGGTGAGGAAAGGTTTTTCAGCCCAACGCTCCTGCTTGATCCTCTGCAACCAGTACGACGCGATAGAGGAGACGGAGAGGGAGAAGAGTTTGTCCCTCCACGCTCCCTATCCCATCCTGTGGGGATCGGTACAGGAAAACCGCTGTTACCAGAGCCGGGTGTAG
- a CDS encoding carbohydrate ABC transporter permease, protein MASNTYVGRVSVGEVVAWILLLIVMCFTILPILFMVVASFMDAKQILTMPFNWIPSRSYFLTQDRTFLTNFHKAIYGNNNNPVFLRNIWNSLVVALTDAATTVLLASLCGYGLAKFKFKGRTFVFMAIMATMMIPFEAIMIPLYMVASSMKIMDTYRGLIIPFLVSAFGVFQMRQYLITFPSEYLDASRVDGLGEFSIYWRIVLPNCTPVVATLGILSFRNQWDNLLWPLLVSQSEKMKTIPLYITKFSEEKQTDEGAMMACALLASIPMFILFGFLSKYFLGGAEVYESRKG, encoded by the coding sequence ATGGCAAGCAATACTTATGTCGGCCGGGTGAGTGTGGGAGAAGTGGTGGCGTGGATTCTCCTGCTTATCGTGATGTGTTTCACCATTCTTCCCATCCTGTTCATGGTGGTGGCTTCCTTCATGGACGCCAAGCAGATCCTCACCATGCCGTTCAATTGGATCCCTTCCAGGTCGTATTTTCTAACGCAGGACCGTACGTTTCTGACCAACTTCCACAAGGCGATCTACGGCAACAACAATAATCCGGTGTTCCTCCGTAACATCTGGAACTCGTTGGTCGTGGCGCTCACCGACGCCGCCACCACCGTCCTGTTGGCATCGTTGTGCGGATACGGACTTGCCAAGTTCAAGTTCAAGGGACGGACGTTCGTGTTCATGGCCATCATGGCGACGATGATGATCCCGTTTGAGGCCATCATGATCCCTCTGTACATGGTCGCATCTTCGATGAAGATCATGGACACGTACCGTGGCTTGATCATCCCGTTCCTCGTCTCCGCCTTTGGGGTGTTCCAGATGCGCCAGTATTTGATCACGTTCCCCAGCGAGTATCTGGACGCCAGCCGTGTGGACGGGCTAGGGGAGTTCTCCATCTACTGGAGGATCGTGCTTCCCAACTGCACGCCGGTGGTGGCCACGCTGGGAATCCTCTCGTTCCGCAACCAGTGGGACAACCTGCTCTGGCCGTTGTTGGTGTCACAGAGTGAGAAGATGAAGACCATCCCGTTGTACATCACCAAGTTCAGCGAGGAGAAGCAGACGGACGAGGGAGCCATGATGGCATGCGCACTCCTGGCGTCCATCCCGATGTTCATCCTGTTCGGCTTCCTGTCCAAATACTTCCTGGGCGGCGCGGAGGTGTACGAGTCCCGCAAGGGTTGA
- a CDS encoding sugar ABC transporter permease, whose protein sequence is MAKQKTYSIERKQAKWGFLFTVPCLVFFAVFSFYPIINALLTSFTNRQAIARTSKWVGLQNYVYLFTQENAGFPLLNSMRATFTFTLGTFIPMVVISLILATLMMQLRQPGQRGFFQIAFYMPAVLSSVVAASIWMILFNPRGLVNQFSNHLLMTHGVDYRWLTDDGMLQWSTMIVYFWKYIGYFVILFITGLASIPPTLYEAAIVDGSSRWHTFWRITLPLLKPTVVLVSIMAMLQCLKTFSTQYMFVQNGAARGPIDVITMNIYYTGVRNGKLGRASAMSIILFVIMLALTYLQFAASKSDDVEY, encoded by the coding sequence ATGGCCAAGCAAAAAACGTACAGTATTGAACGCAAGCAGGCGAAATGGGGATTTTTGTTTACCGTCCCCTGCCTGGTGTTTTTCGCGGTGTTCAGCTTTTATCCGATCATCAATGCGCTTCTGACCAGTTTCACCAACCGGCAGGCCATCGCCCGTACCAGCAAGTGGGTGGGGTTGCAGAACTACGTGTATCTGTTCACCCAGGAGAACGCCGGTTTCCCGCTGCTCAATTCGATGCGGGCGACCTTCACCTTCACGTTGGGGACCTTCATCCCCATGGTGGTGATCTCCTTGATCCTCGCCACGTTGATGATGCAACTCAGACAACCTGGCCAACGTGGTTTTTTCCAGATCGCGTTCTACATGCCCGCAGTCCTCTCGTCGGTGGTCGCCGCGTCCATCTGGATGATCTTGTTCAATCCGAGGGGACTGGTCAACCAGTTTTCCAACCATCTGTTGATGACCCATGGGGTGGACTATCGATGGTTGACGGATGACGGTATGTTGCAATGGTCCACCATGATTGTCTATTTCTGGAAATACATCGGCTATTTCGTCATTCTGTTCATCACTGGTCTGGCGTCGATTCCTCCGACGCTCTACGAGGCGGCCATCGTCGATGGTTCCAGTCGTTGGCATACGTTCTGGCGCATCACGCTGCCACTGCTCAAACCGACGGTGGTGCTGGTTTCCATCATGGCGATGCTGCAGTGCCTGAAAACGTTCAGCACGCAGTACATGTTCGTGCAGAACGGAGCGGCGCGAGGGCCGATCGACGTGATCACGATGAACATCTATTACACTGGGGTGCGCAACGGGAAGTTGGGGCGGGCTTCGGCCATGTCCATCATCCTGTTCGTCATCATGCTGGCGCTCACCTATCTGCAGTTCGCCGCTTCCAAGAGCGACGACGTCGAGTACTAG
- a CDS encoding extracellular solute-binding protein has protein sequence MKKGMALFLALALLTPAVFAQGSKEAAEDNSPVTIEFWTHEDAARQKLEDRYIQEFQQAHPNVTINVTRQASGKMVELVQTSFAAGKGPTIFNLQVNEEYPYIVAGRVAPMDYAATGYKDAKDVIAAYAPKTMDPVTYEGQVYGLPMELTNWAIYVNKRAFREAGLDPEKDYPKTWEDMVTVNQKLVKRDGDILKSRGYDFRYGYNLENMVPMVEQLGGKLVSDDGKEAIVNKDAWVKFFTFLQQWGPDGLNLGSPTLTAARKVFDKDNGEVAMCSSGLYQQSRIKSENPSFYDSGDWMVIPYPKFKDAVADGACNYYGHYYMVNADADKRTQKVAWQFIAYMLSHGEEYLTEVQLLQPTNKLMESDTFKNLPYSDVFRSDMERAHVVYYGANSSAIQEALTAAVKAVMIQKKAPEDAYNELKKTVQELINEV, from the coding sequence ATGAAAAAAGGAATGGCGCTGTTCTTGGCGCTGGCGTTGCTCACGCCGGCTGTCTTCGCGCAAGGATCAAAGGAAGCCGCTGAGGACAATTCCCCGGTGACGATTGAGTTTTGGACGCATGAGGATGCCGCGCGGCAGAAACTGGAAGACCGGTACATCCAGGAATTCCAGCAGGCGCATCCCAATGTAACCATCAACGTGACCCGTCAGGCATCCGGAAAGATGGTGGAGTTGGTTCAGACCAGTTTCGCCGCCGGCAAGGGGCCGACGATCTTCAATCTGCAGGTGAATGAGGAATACCCGTACATCGTAGCCGGTCGTGTCGCCCCGATGGACTACGCGGCCACAGGTTACAAGGACGCCAAGGACGTCATCGCCGCCTACGCGCCCAAGACGATGGATCCGGTCACCTATGAAGGCCAGGTGTATGGACTTCCGATGGAATTGACCAACTGGGCTATTTACGTCAACAAGCGGGCGTTCCGGGAAGCCGGGTTGGATCCTGAGAAGGATTATCCGAAGACCTGGGAGGACATGGTCACCGTCAACCAGAAACTGGTCAAACGGGATGGGGACATCCTGAAGAGCCGTGGCTACGATTTCCGCTATGGCTACAACCTGGAGAACATGGTTCCGATGGTGGAGCAGCTGGGTGGAAAACTGGTCAGCGACGATGGCAAGGAAGCGATTGTCAACAAGGACGCGTGGGTGAAGTTCTTCACGTTCCTGCAGCAGTGGGGCCCGGATGGGCTGAACCTGGGATCTCCGACGTTGACCGCAGCCCGCAAGGTGTTTGACAAGGACAACGGGGAAGTGGCCATGTGTTCTTCCGGCCTGTACCAGCAGTCCCGCATCAAATCGGAGAACCCGTCGTTCTACGACAGCGGAGACTGGATGGTCATTCCGTATCCCAAGTTCAAGGATGCCGTCGCCGATGGCGCCTGCAACTACTACGGCCACTACTACATGGTCAACGCCGACGCGGACAAGCGGACGCAGAAAGTCGCCTGGCAGTTCATCGCCTACATGCTTTCCCACGGTGAGGAGTATCTGACCGAAGTGCAGTTGCTCCAGCCGACGAACAAGCTGATGGAAAGTGATACGTTCAAGAACCTGCCGTACTCCGATGTGTTCCGCTCCGATATGGAACGGGCCCACGTGGTGTACTATGGAGCCAACTCCAGCGCTATCCAGGAAGCGCTCACCGCTGCCGTCAAGGCGGTGATGATTCAGAAGAAAGCTCCGGAAGACGCCTACAACGAGTTGAAGAAGACGGTGCAGGAATTGATCAACGAAGTGTGA
- a CDS encoding metal-dependent transcriptional regulator — translation MHKSGEDYLEAVLAIEEEHGVVRTTDVANRLGLSKPSVSRAMQNLMDGGYVVRPSYGDIKLTDKGREVASRMYGRHKMLTRFFHEVLGVDGKVAEHDACLIEHDISEETFDKLSAYLHTLQSDDNV, via the coding sequence ATGCACAAAAGTGGCGAGGACTATCTTGAGGCGGTGCTTGCCATTGAGGAGGAACACGGCGTCGTCCGTACCACCGACGTGGCCAACAGGCTTGGGCTTTCCAAGCCTTCGGTAAGTCGTGCCATGCAGAACCTGATGGATGGCGGCTACGTGGTGCGTCCCAGCTATGGGGACATCAAGCTGACGGACAAGGGCAGGGAAGTGGCCAGCAGGATGTATGGGCGCCACAAGATGCTCACCCGGTTCTTCCATGAGGTGCTCGGGGTGGATGGCAAGGTCGCCGAGCATGACGCCTGCTTGATCGAACACGATATCTCCGAAGAGACGTTTGACAAACTCTCCGCGTATCTCCATACATTACAAAGTGATGACAATGTATAA
- a CDS encoding ferrous iron transport protein A, whose amino-acid sequence MKKTVGGLTLGETGTVDTIVAPKPLKRRLMDMGFTRGVAVKMVKVAPLGDPIEVELRGYNLCLRKAEGDHISLQETK is encoded by the coding sequence ATGAAGAAAACCGTAGGAGGTCTCACGTTGGGGGAAACGGGCACCGTCGATACGATCGTCGCGCCCAAACCGCTGAAACGCAGACTGATGGACATGGGATTCACCCGAGGGGTTGCCGTGAAAATGGTCAAGGTAGCGCCGTTGGGAGACCCGATCGAAGTGGAGCTGAGAGGGTACAATCTCTGTCTGAGGAAAGCCGAAGGAGACCACATCTCCCTGCAGGAAACCAAATGA
- the feoB gene encoding ferrous iron transport protein B → MTTLALVGNPNCGKTTLFNQLTGTTAYVGNWPGVTVEKKEGLYHGMRILDLPGIYSLSPYSPEEKIARRYILDEQPDLIIDVIDSTNLERSLYLTTQLVELGRPVILALNMTDLLEKNGITIDAKKLSMLFNCPAIQLSASKNKGLEHFEETIRQTLSSGKLPACPLFSNTVERYITPIIADDYLHNLPQGRPMRWAAIKLIEQDELFLSSMPPVPATTQKLIDQARAALTVTYDDDPEAVIIDQRYKVAEKICAACQTTVKKEQRFSLDRIATSKYGAIPLFALVMAGVFYFSIQLVGGITTPLIEQFFDFINTHLDAFLSSIGVVPILRGLLVNGIIGGVGSVLTFVPQLFVLFLLLSILEDCGYMARIAFIMDRIMRSIGLSGKSIIPLVIGTGCSVPAIMCSRTIEHQRERELTVIVTPFIPCGAKMPTFALFIAFFFPGKWYIAPLIYFLGILSVIITGLISQKLDKHKETNAFILELPHYQVPTVKNVWLQTKERIAGFVHKAGTIILLASAGIYVLQSFSFTLQPVSADQSILATIGRIVAPIFKPLGFGTWQAAVALLTGIAAKESIVSTLTVTMGGAALSSVFTTRLALSFMAFVLLSTPCVAAQTAMFKELGSDKRKFWRAVGYQMGFAYLVALLIYWAGGMMV, encoded by the coding sequence ATGACCACCCTGGCTCTGGTAGGAAACCCCAACTGCGGCAAGACCACCCTGTTCAACCAACTGACGGGAACGACGGCGTACGTCGGCAACTGGCCGGGCGTCACCGTAGAGAAGAAGGAAGGGTTGTATCATGGGATGCGGATCCTGGATCTTCCCGGCATCTATTCCCTGTCCCCCTACTCTCCGGAAGAGAAAATCGCCCGTCGGTACATTCTGGACGAACAACCGGATCTGATCATCGACGTCATTGACTCCACCAATCTGGAGCGCAGCCTGTACCTGACCACCCAACTGGTCGAACTGGGGCGTCCGGTGATTCTGGCGCTGAACATGACGGACCTGTTGGAAAAGAACGGCATCACCATTGACGCGAAAAAACTTTCCATGCTGTTCAATTGTCCCGCCATCCAGCTCTCCGCGTCCAAGAACAAAGGTCTGGAACATTTTGAAGAGACCATACGGCAGACACTCTCCAGCGGCAAGCTCCCCGCCTGTCCGTTGTTCTCCAACACGGTGGAACGATACATCACGCCGATCATCGCCGATGATTACCTGCACAATCTTCCCCAGGGACGCCCGATGCGCTGGGCCGCCATCAAGCTGATCGAACAGGATGAACTGTTCCTCTCCTCCATGCCACCCGTCCCCGCCACCACCCAGAAGTTGATCGACCAGGCGCGCGCCGCGCTGACCGTCACCTACGATGATGACCCGGAAGCGGTGATCATCGACCAGCGGTACAAGGTGGCGGAGAAAATCTGCGCCGCCTGCCAGACTACCGTAAAAAAAGAACAACGATTCTCACTGGACCGCATCGCCACCAGCAAGTACGGCGCCATCCCGCTGTTCGCCTTGGTGATGGCCGGGGTGTTCTACTTTTCCATCCAGCTGGTCGGCGGCATCACCACTCCCCTGATCGAACAGTTCTTTGACTTCATCAACACCCACTTGGACGCGTTCCTTTCCTCGATCGGCGTGGTACCGATCCTCCGAGGACTTCTGGTCAACGGCATCATCGGAGGCGTCGGTTCCGTCCTGACCTTTGTTCCCCAATTGTTCGTTCTGTTTCTCTTATTGAGCATTCTGGAAGACTGCGGGTACATGGCCCGCATCGCGTTCATCATGGACCGGATCATGCGCTCCATCGGCTTGTCCGGCAAATCGATCATCCCGCTGGTCATCGGTACGGGATGCTCCGTACCCGCCATCATGTGCAGCCGGACGATTGAGCACCAGCGGGAGCGTGAACTGACGGTGATCGTCACCCCATTCATCCCCTGCGGCGCCAAGATGCCCACCTTCGCCTTGTTCATTGCCTTCTTCTTTCCCGGCAAATGGTACATCGCCCCCCTGATCTACTTCCTGGGCATCCTCAGTGTGATCATCACCGGGTTGATCAGCCAAAAGCTGGACAAGCACAAAGAGACCAACGCGTTCATCCTGGAACTGCCCCACTACCAGGTCCCTACGGTGAAGAACGTCTGGCTGCAGACCAAAGAGCGGATCGCAGGCTTCGTCCACAAGGCGGGCACCATCATTTTGCTCGCGTCGGCGGGCATCTACGTGCTGCAATCCTTCTCCTTCACCCTGCAACCGGTATCGGCCGACCAGAGCATTCTGGCCACCATCGGCAGAATCGTCGCCCCGATCTTCAAACCGTTGGGCTTCGGCACCTGGCAGGCGGCGGTGGCGCTCCTTACCGGGATCGCCGCCAAAGAAAGCATCGTCAGCACCCTGACGGTGACGATGGGAGGAGCGGCACTCTCCTCCGTCTTCACCACCCGCTTGGCGCTCTCCTTCATGGCCTTCGTCTTGCTTTCCACCCCTTGTGTCGCGGCGCAGACGGCCATGTTCAAGGAACTGGGCAGTGACAAACGGAAGTTCTGGAGGGCGGTGGGGTACCAAATGGGATTTGCCTACCTGGTCGCCCTGTTGATATATTGGGCAGGAGGCATGATGGTATGA
- a CDS encoding FeoB-associated Cys-rich membrane protein, with the protein MTVLANIIVGLVIAFLLFLAIRSVVRQNRSNSCGSCTRCAASSDGKHTCPPSGCAGCPFAGNCHK; encoded by the coding sequence ATGACGGTATTGGCGAACATTATCGTAGGACTGGTCATCGCGTTCCTGCTCTTTCTGGCCATCCGTTCGGTGGTCAGGCAGAACCGCTCCAACAGCTGCGGCTCCTGCACGCGGTGCGCGGCAAGCAGTGACGGCAAGCATACCTGTCCCCCCAGCGGATGCGCGGGATGCCCGTTCGCCGGGAATTGCCATAAATAA
- a CDS encoding amino acid ABC transporter substrate-binding protein → MKKQILVAIMALCMVSTLFAQGNKEQTTTDNSLQKVLDKGEFVLGLDDSFPPMGFRDENNEIVGFDIDFAREVCNRLGVKLVCQPIDWNAKEQELNTGNIDCIWNGFTITDERKANMAFTEPYVDNAQVVVVKGDSPVKTLADLKGKKIGLQAGSSAQEAVDDTPDFKSSLKEIVEFKDNLTALMDLEIGGVDGVVLDLLVANDNINRSGKDFRILPEGLSKESYGVGFRKNDIALRDAVQAQMEAMAKDGSLAKIATKWFGADITVIGK, encoded by the coding sequence ATGAAAAAACAGATTTTGGTAGCCATCATGGCGCTTTGTATGGTGTCGACGCTGTTTGCCCAAGGCAACAAAGAGCAGACAACGACCGACAATTCCTTGCAGAAGGTTCTGGACAAGGGTGAGTTCGTCCTTGGTCTGGACGATTCGTTCCCACCGATGGGATTCCGTGACGAGAACAACGAGATCGTTGGATTCGACATCGATTTCGCCCGTGAGGTGTGCAACCGGCTGGGCGTGAAGCTGGTCTGCCAGCCGATCGACTGGAACGCCAAGGAGCAGGAGCTGAACACCGGCAACATCGACTGCATCTGGAACGGATTCACCATCACCGACGAACGGAAGGCCAACATGGCTTTCACGGAACCCTACGTGGACAACGCCCAGGTGGTTGTCGTCAAAGGCGATTCCCCGGTGAAGACACTGGCCGACCTGAAAGGCAAGAAGATCGGACTGCAGGCGGGCTCCTCCGCCCAGGAAGCGGTGGACGACACCCCGGATTTCAAGAGCAGCCTGAAGGAGATCGTCGAGTTCAAGGACAACCTCACCGCCCTGATGGACCTTGAGATCGGTGGAGTCGACGGCGTCGTTCTTGACCTGCTTGTCGCCAACGACAACATCAACCGCAGCGGCAAAGACTTCCGGATCCTCCCCGAAGGACTGTCCAAAGAGTCCTACGGCGTCGGTTTCCGCAAGAACGACATCGCTTTGAGGGACGCCGTGCAGGCGCAGATGGAAGCGATGGCCAAGGACGGCAGTCTTGCCAAGATCGCCACTAAGTGGTTCGGCGCTGACATCACCGTCATCGGCAAATAA
- a CDS encoding amino acid ABC transporter permease produces MGPLLLQMLKATGTSLEIFFLTLLFALPLGMLVARGRMAKNRVVSWLVNVYIMIMRGTPLILQLIFVYFAPYYIFHASYDRFTAVIIAFVINYAAYFAEIYRGGVQSIPKGQYEASSVLGFTKAHTFFRIILPQVVKRIMAAMGNEVITLVKDTALAQTIGVAELFRVAQNASARQFSTTPIFIAGLFYFVMNGLVSKTFDHIERKLAYYN; encoded by the coding sequence ATGGGACCATTACTGCTGCAAATGCTCAAGGCGACCGGAACATCGTTGGAAATCTTTTTCCTGACGCTGCTGTTCGCCCTGCCACTGGGGATGCTGGTCGCCCGGGGGCGCATGGCGAAGAACCGCGTGGTCTCCTGGCTGGTCAACGTGTACATCATGATCATGCGCGGGACCCCGTTGATCCTCCAGTTGATCTTCGTCTACTTCGCCCCGTACTACATCTTCCACGCATCCTACGACCGGTTCACCGCCGTAATCATCGCGTTCGTCATCAACTACGCCGCCTACTTCGCCGAGATCTACCGCGGAGGCGTTCAGTCCATCCCCAAAGGCCAGTATGAAGCCAGTTCCGTGCTAGGGTTCACCAAAGCCCACACCTTCTTCCGCATCATTCTCCCCCAAGTGGTCAAACGCATCATGGCGGCGATGGGAAATGAGGTGATCACCTTGGTGAAGGACACCGCCCTGGCCCAGACCATCGGGGTCGCCGAGCTGTTCCGCGTGGCGCAGAACGCCTCGGCCCGCCAGTTCTCCACCACTCCGATCTTCATCGCCGGCCTGTTCTACTTCGTGATGAACGGCCTGGTTTCCAAAACCTTCGACCACATCGAGCGCAAGCTCGCCTATTACAACTGA